The Panthera uncia isolate 11264 chromosome C1 unlocalized genomic scaffold, Puncia_PCG_1.0 HiC_scaffold_3, whole genome shotgun sequence genome includes a region encoding these proteins:
- the AMMECR1L gene encoding AMMECR1-like protein → MGKRRCVPPLEPKLAAGCCGVKKPKLSGSGTHSHGNQSTTVPGSSSGPLQNHQHVDGSSGRENVSDLTLGPGNSPITRMNPASGALSPLPRPNGTANTTKNLVVTAEMCCYCFDVLYCHLYGFPQPRLPRFTNDPYPLFVTWKTGRDKRLRGCIGTFSAMNLHSGLREYTLTSALKDSRFPPLTREELPKLFCSVSLLTNFEDASDYLDWEVGVHGIRIEFINEKGVKRTATYLPEVAKEQDWDQIQTIDSLLRKGGFKAPITSEFRKTIKLTRYRSEKVTISYAEYIASRQHCFQNGTLHAPPLYNHYS, encoded by the exons ATGGGAAAAAGACGTTGTGTTCCTCCACTCGAGCCCAAGTTGGCAGCAGGCTGTTGTGGGGTCAAGAAGCCCAAGTTATCTGGAAGTGGAACGCACAGTCACGGGAACCAGTCCACAACTGTCCCCGGCTCTAGTTCAGGACCTCTTCAAAACCACCAGCATGTGGATGGCAGCAGTGGTCGGGAAAATGTGTCGGACTTAACTCTAGGACCTGGAAATTCTCCCATTACACGAATGAATCCCGCATCGGGAGCGCTGAGCCCTCTCCCCCGGCCAAATGGAACTGCCAACACCACCAAGAACCTGGTGGTGACTGCAGAGATGTGCTGCTACTGCTTTGATGTCCTCTACTGTCACCTCTATGGCTTCCCACAGCCACGACTTCCTAGATTCACCAATGACCCCTA tcCGCTCTTTGTGACATGGAAGACAGGGCGGGACAAGCGGCTTCGTGGCTGCATTGGGACCTTCTCAGCCATGAATCTTCATTCAGGACTCAGGGAATACACGTTAACCAG TGCACTTAAGGACAGCCGATTCCCCCCCCTGACCCGAGAGGAGCTGCCCAAACTtttctgctctgtctccctccttacTAACTTTGAGGATGCCAGTGATTACCTGGACTGGGAG GTAGGGGTCCATGGGATTCGAATTGAATTCATCAATGAAAAAGGCGTCAAACGTACAGCCACATACTTACCTGAGGTTGCTAAGGAACAAG ACTGGGATCAGATCCAGACAATAGACTCATTGCTCAGGAAAGGTGGCTTTAAGGCTCCAATTACCAGTGAATTCAGAAAAACGATCAAACTCACCAG GTACCGAAGTGAGAAGGTGACAATCAGTTATGCAGAGTATATTGCTTCTCGACAACACTGTTTCCAGAATGGCACTCTTCATGCCCCGCCCCTCTACAATCATTACTCCTGA